A window from Anser cygnoides isolate HZ-2024a breed goose chromosome 1, Taihu_goose_T2T_genome, whole genome shotgun sequence encodes these proteins:
- the LOC106045810 gene encoding histone H1: MSETAPVAAPAVSAPGAKAAGKKPKKAAGGSKARKPAGPSVTELITKAVAASKERKGLSLAALKKALAAGGYDVEKNNSRIKLGLKSLVGKGTLVQTKGTGASGSFKLNKKPGEVKEKTTKKKPAAKPKKPAAKKPASAAKKPKKAAAVKKSPKKAKKPAAAATKKAAKSPKKAAKAGRPKKAVKSPAKAKAVKPKAAKPKAAKPKAAKAKKAAPKKK; the protein is encoded by the coding sequence ATGTCGGAGACCGCGCCTGTTGCCGCTCCCGCTGTCTCCGCTCCCGGGGCGAAAGCCGCCGGCAAGAAGCCGAAGAAGGCGGCGGGCGGCTCCAAGGCGCGCAAGCCCGCGGGCCCCAGCGTCACCGAGCTGATCACCAAGGCCGTGGCCGCCTCCAAGGAGCGCAAGGGGCTCTCCCTCGCCGCGCTCAAGAAGGCGCTGGCCGCCGGCGGCTACGACGTGGAGAAGAACAACAGCCGCATCAAGCTGGGGCTCAAGAGCCTCGTCGGCAAGGGCACCCTGGTGCAGACCAAGGGCACCGGCGCCTCCGGGTCTTTCAAGCTGAACAAGAAGCCGGGCGAGGTGAAAGAGAAGACAACTAAAAAGAAGCCAGCGGCCAAGCCCAAGAAGCCGGCGGCCAAGAAGCCAGCCAGCGCTGCCAAAAAGCCTAAGAAGGCGGCGGCAGTTAAGAAGAGCCCCAAGAAAGCCAAGAAGCCGGCGGCTGCTGCCACCAAGAAGGCTGCCAAGAGCCCCAAGAAGGCCGCCAAGGCTGGCCGCCCCAAGAAGGCAGTGAAGAGCCCGGCCAAGGCGAAGGCGGTGAAGCCCAAAGCTGCCAAGCCCAAGGCGGCCAAGCCTAAGGCAGCCAAAGCTAAGAAGGCAGCGCCCAAAAAGAAGTAA
- the LOC136790437 gene encoding histone H4: protein MSGRGKGGKGLGKGGAKRHRKVLRDNIQGITKPAIRRLARRGGVKRISGLIYEETRGVLKVFLENVIRDAVTYTEHAKRKTVTAMDVVYALKRQGRTLYGFGG, encoded by the coding sequence ATGTCTGGGAGAGGCAAGGGCGGGAAGGGGCTCGGCAAGGGGGGCGCCAAGCGGCACCGCAAGGTGCTGCGCGACAACATCCAGGGCATCACCAAGCCGGCCATCCGGCGCCtggcgcggcgcggcggcgtCAAGCGCATCTCGGGGCTCATCTACGAGGAGACGCGCGGCGTGCTCAAGGTGTTCCTGGAGAACGTGATCCGCGACGCCGTCACCTACACCGAGCACGCCAAGCGCAAGACGGTCACGGCCATGGACGTGGTCTACGCCCTCAAGCGCCAGGGACGCACCCTCTACGGCTTCGGCGGCTAA
- the LOC106045814 gene encoding histone H2B 7-like: MPEPAKSAPAPKKGSKKAVTKTQKKGDKKRKRARKESYSIYVYKVLKQVHPDTGISSKAMGIMNSFVNDIFERIAGEASRLAHYNKRSTITSREIQTAVRLLLPGELAKHAVSEGTKAVTKYTSSK, translated from the coding sequence ATGCCTGAGCCGGCCAAGTCCGCGCCCGCGCCCAAGAAGGGCTCCAAGAAAGCCGTCACCAAGACACAGAAGAAGGGcgacaagaaaagaaagagagccCGCAAGGAGAGCTACTCCATCTACGTGTACAAGGTGCTGAAGCAGGTGCACCCTGACACGGGCATCTCGTCCAAGGCCATGGGCATCATGAACTCCTTCGTCAACGACATCTTTGAGCGCATCGCCGGCGAGGCGTCGCGCCTGGCGCACTACAACAAGCGCTCGACCATCACCTCGCGGGAGATCCAGACGGCCGTGCGGCTCCTGCTGCCCGGCGAGCTGGCCAAGCACGCCGTCTCCGAGGGCACCAAGGCGGTCACCAAGTATACCAGCTCCAAGTAG
- the LOC136790433 gene encoding histone H3, with translation MARTKQTARKSTGGKAPRKQLATKAARKSAPATGGVKKPHRYRPGTVALREIRRYQKSTELLIRKLPFQRLVREIAQDFKTDLRFQSSAVMALQEASEAYLVGLFEDTNLCAIHAKRVTIMPKDIQLARRIRGERA, from the coding sequence ATGGCGCGCACGAAGCAGACGGCGCGTAAGTCGACGGGCGGGAAGGCGCCCCGCAAGCAGCTGGCCACCAAGGCGGCCCGCAAGAGCGCGCCGGCCACGGGCGGCGTGAAGAAGCCGCACCGCTACCGGCCCGGCACGGTGGCGCTGCGCGAGATCCGGCGCTACCAGAAGTCGACGGAGCTGCTGATCCGCAAGCTGCCCTTCCAGCGGCTGGTGCGCGAGATCGCGCAGGACTTCAAGACCGACCTGCGCTTCCAGAGCTCGGCCGTGATGGCGCTGCAGGAGGCGAGCGAGGCCTACCTGGTGGGGCTCTTCGAGGACACCAACCTGTGCGCCATCCACGCCAAGCGCGTCACCATCATGCCCAAGGACATCCAGCTCGCCCGCCGCATCCGCGGGGAGCGCGCCTGA